The Bacteroides fragilis NCTC 9343 genome includes the window CCCAGAAGATGTCCGTTTGGCGAACCGTCATCCGTTATTCCGATAGTAGAGTGACCGGTCTGGCGCAACAGGCGGAGTACGTCTTCCAACGTATGTTCCGGCGTCAGATTCGAATCACTGGTCACAAAACCGGCTTTAAATTTCTTCACTTTCCGCACCATTTCCGCCTGACTGGCGATGGGTTGCGAACCGAAGATAAACGAGAGTCCTCCGTTACGCGCCAACTCGATGGCCAGTTCGGGACCGGAAACCGATTGCATGATTGCCGAAACGAAAGGGATGTTCAATTCGATTGCTGCTTGTGTGCCTGCCGCATGTTTCACCAGCGGGGTGCGCAAAGAGACATTGGAGGGTACACACTGTTTGGTGGTAAGACCGGGAATAAGTAGATATTCACCGAAAGTTCTTGAAACTTCTTCTACGTAAACTGCCATAAGATAAGTTATTTTTTGGCATGCAAAATTACATCTTTCTTTTTAATTATGTGACTGGGGAAGGGAGATTTTTTCAATAATCCTCTCAAAAGCTTATTTTTAATCACATCAGGGCAATAAAGAGGAGACTCACTCCCTGAAAGCACGCCATGTAAACCACCTTCTTACAATATCACATCCTCCTGATGTCTGTCCATTCAACTACGGATATTATTGAACACAATCTTCATATCAACCTATTTTTAAAAGTTCCTTGAATCCTTCTACCGACTTATTCGGTTCAAACTCTATCACCCGATAGTCTGCCACAGCATTAAAAGGGTCCTCACCGATTATCTTTTCTACTTCTGCACGGCTCTGAGCACGGCAAAGAATAACTCCCCCCGTCCGGGGCACCTGCGGCCCGGAAGCAAGAAAGATTCCGGCAGCATAATACTTATCCAGATAGCAACAGTGTGCTTCCAGCAATTCGATCACCTTTTCGATAGGTGCTTTATAAGTCAATATTAATACGAACATGGCCCGATTTATTTTAGTTCTCCCGCAAAGGTAACACAAATCGGCCTACGTTAGGCTTTTCTTATAAATTTAATCTGAATCCGGAATATTTCTTTTAAATTAACAGGAAACAACACTACTTGGCAAACACTTTCATACCTCCGGTGTTATACATCAACATACAAAAAACAACCGCCTATGTCACAAGAAATGAAAGCATTCCCAGGAATGAAAGCTTCACAGAAACTCAACTTCAACCATTCCGAAGTTATTATCAACAGCGCACCGGACCGGAAGGTTATCTTGGAATCGACTCTGTTAGA containing:
- a CDS encoding YciI family protein, encoding MFVLILTYKAPIEKVIELLEAHCCYLDKYYAAGIFLASGPQVPRTGGVILCRAQSRAEVEKIIGEDPFNAVADYRVIEFEPNKSVEGFKELLKIG